CTTCTTCTCCACGCGGTCGAAGGCCCGCTGGTAGCGGCGGCGCCGGTCCGGGTTGTTCGAGGTTACGTCCGACCGCACCAGTGTCATGAGGTCGTCCACATCGTCCCCGGCCTCGTAGAGCAGGCGGCGCACAGCGGAGTCGGTTACCTTCTCGTCCGCCAGCGCGATGGGGCGGAGGTGCAGGCGCACGAGGGTCTGCACGTAGTCCTGCCGCTCGTCGGTCGGCAGGCGCCACTTGCGGAAGAGGTCCGGAATCATGCGGGCGCCCACGTCCTCGTGGCCATGGAAGGTCCAGCCGTCCTCCGCGTCGAACCGCTTGGTCTTGGGCTTGGCGATGTCGTGAAGGAGGGCGGCCCACCGGAGCCAGCGCGTCTCCGTTCCGGGCCGGTCCGACGTTCGCTCGGCGACATTGTCGAGCACCTCGAGCGTGTGGTAGAAATTGTCCTTGTGGTCGCGCCCGTTTACGACGTCGACGCCCTTGAGGCGCTGAATCTCGGGCATGAAGTGCGACAGCACGCCGGAGGCCTCCAGAATCTTGAAGCCGATGGACGGCGTCCCGGCCTCCAGCATCTTGTGGAGCTCCTCGGTGATGCGCTCCTGACTCAGGATCTCGACGCGGTGGGCCTGTGTCCCCATCGCGTCGAACACACGGTCGGACACCCGAAATTCGAGCTGCGTGGCAAACCGGGCGGCCCGGATCATGCGGAGGGGGTCGTCCTCGAATGTATCCTCCGGGTCGAGGGGGGTCTCGATGGTCGTCCGTTCCAGGTCGCGCCGGCCGTCGAATGGATCGATGAGTTCGCCGAAGCGGTCCGGCGTGAGGTGGATGGCCATTGCGTTGACCGTAAAGTCGCGGCGGTACTGGTCGTCCTCCAGCGTGCCGGCCTCCACCTCCGGCTTCCGAGAGTCGGAGCGATAGCTCTCCTTCCGCGCGGCCACGAACTCCAGCACGAGCGCGTCGTCCGGGTGGTCGTCGGGGAGCGCGTCCTCGGCGGGGATGCGGATCGCGGCGGTGCCGAACTTGGGGTAGACGTGCGCGGTGTGGCCGCCCAGCTCGTCGCCTACCGCCTCGGCCAACGCGATGCCGGTCTCGGGCCCGACGGTCACGAAGTCGAGGTCCGTGGTGGAGCGGCCCAGGAGGACATCGCGCACCATCCCACCTACGGCGTATGCCTCAATGTCCTCTTGCTCGGCCACGCGCCCGATTGTGCGTAGGATCGACTCGTAGGGAACGTCCCGCAGCCGGTCGGACAGGGTGTGGATGTCAGCGTACGAGGAGGCCTCCGTCATGCCGTCGGGACGTGTTGAACACCAATTTCGCAGTGTGTATGGACGGCACAGGGCCCTGGTTCGTTCGGTGGACGGGTGGCTTTTCGCCGGCAATTTGGGAGATCGGGTGGTCAGGGCGGAAGCACGCAGGCCATTGTGCCCACCGACCGCCCACGGTACGACAGGAAAATCACCACTCAATCGTGGAGAGGGTGTCCACGTCGTCGGTGTCCTCGGCGTCCTGGCCGTCAGGCTCGGGGGCGGACTGCTCCGCGTCCGGTGCGGCCGACGACGAGGGCGACTCTGGAAGGCCGTCTCCTTCCTGAAGGGGGCGGACGGGTGCGGTGCCCTTCGTGGTGTTCCCGTCCGTGGTGTTCTCGGGGGAAGACGACGGCTCAATATCGAGCGTGACGGACCGATCGGCGGCCTCGGAGGGTTGGCCCGACGAGTCGGCCGGGGGCTCGTCGGGGGAGGACGAAAGGGCAGGAATTGCGTACGTCTCGGTCGAGAAGAAGGCCTCCTTCAAGGCCGGAATCCGATCCGCGGTATCGCACAGGCCCCCTTCGAAGTTGGCCTCGTCCTCAATCGTGAGCGCCTCGGCGCACAGGATGCCGTGCACCGATGCGGTTTCCATCACGACAAGGTCCGTCTGCGCATGCAGAACGCCCTCTGCGTCGCCGGCGATCCGAATGGAGCCGGCCTGAATTTCTCCGTGAATGGTGCCTTCCTTAGACACGTGTACGTGCCCCTCGGTGGTCACATCCCCGTCGAGCACCCCGTCGACCCGGAGGTCGTCCTCCTTCAGGTTAAACGTTCCTCGTGCGGTCGTGTCCTCTCCGAGAACCGAGAGGGCCGACGAGGGGCCGGAGGCGTCATCATCGTCGGTCGAGCGTTGAAAGAAGTCGAACATAGAAGCCGGAAATTGTTCGAACGGAACAGGCGATTGGCATCCGGGCTACGCGGGTTCTTGGTCGAACAGCGTGACGGAGGTATTGGCGTTGCCCAGATCGAGCCCGACGGCATGGTCCGGGCTCTTGCCGTTCACGCCGGCGGAGTGGAGCGCGAACCCTCGGCTCACATGCGTGGCCGGGTCCGGCACCACCTCCAGGGAAAGGACTTCCCCGAACTCATCCTCGAAGGCGTCCACGAGTTCTGTGTAGAGTGCGCCGCCCCCGGCGAGGTACATTTTGTGCGTCTGTCCGAAGTCGCTGTCGTCGAAGGCCTTCTTGAGGGACGGGGAAATGATGTCGTCGTAGTAGATGCGGAGCACCTTTTGCCGAAGCTCCGACAGGTCGTACTGCTGGCGGCCGGCCACGACGGTGCCCCGGCGCATCGCCATGTCGATCTGGTGCTCCGTGGGCATGTTCAGGTAGTGCTTCTCCCGAAGCCGCTCGGCCATCATCGACGTGGCGTAGCGGAGCCCGTGTCCGCTCGTCGCCGTTCGCTGGACGGGGCCGGAGGGGAGGCTCAAGACAGACTCGAACGTTCCGTACCCCAACGAGACGGCAAAGAACGGGTCGTTCTCTTCGAGGTCCCCCTCGCGGGTCGCCGTCACGTGGCCCTCGATTTCCGGAAGAACCTCGACGTTCGTAATGTCCACGCCCACGACCGAGTGCTCGCCCTGTCCAAACGGGCGCCCGTCGAACTCAATTTCCTGCTCGCCCTCAATCAGGTTGCCCGCGCTCCGGCGGTGGACCCGGTACGACGAGTAGGGGAAGCCGGTCGTCAGCGTCAGGGGCGTATTGGCCCCGCCGGCCTGGGCGATCAAAAGCCCAGCTCGCAGCAACAGCCGGTAGTCGAGGTCGGAAGGACCGTTGTTGATGCCCTTGTGAGGGGCCGTCCCCTCACGGAGGGCAAGGTCCCCGACGACGTACTGCTCATCGTCGACCTGGACCTTCAGGCCCTCGAGAAGGCCATCGGCCACGTCGACCAACTCGGTTGCGTTGGTTTCGAAGACACTCGGAAATGATTTCGTTTTCAGCATCGCGCTAAAAGTTTCAAGAGACCCGGACAGCGAAGTCGGCACGTTCTTAGACGGAGGAGCCGACTGGATCCTTTGTTATCGCCATGATTGTCGGCGTATTAAGCGCGAGCACGTTTGAAAAAGAAGAGACGACGAGTGCCTGGGCCCCGGTGGGACGAGAGAAAAGCACCCGGGCCCAGATGAGATGGCCCCGAAGAAGAAACGAGAAGCAGAATTACCACCCTCGGGCGTTGACCGACCACGCATCGACGACGGAGGGGCCGTCAACGACGTGGAGGGTGTCCTGGCTGGCGACGGTGACGCAGGCGTGGTTCGGAACGATACGGAGCCGGTCGCCCACCGTGAGGTCGGCGTCGCCGGCCATGGTCAGCCACCCGTGCTCTTCGGAGAGGTGGTCGACATGCAGGCCCGGGTGCGGACGCATCGCCGCGGCGTCGGCCAGCGCGATCCCGTATCCGTCCGTGCCGTGGCCGGTGTCCGTCGTGAACACCTTCTTCCCCGCGTCCACGAACGCGCGGGCTGCGTCGCCGGGCTTTGTCTGGGTGCTGATGACGGTCGTGAGCACGGTGAGCGCGCAGTCGTCGAGTGAGGCTGCCCCGAGGGCGACCTGCATCGCGTCGTGCATCACGTAGTTGCCGGGCCGAATCTCGGTCACGCGAAACCCGTCGCGCTCGGTGTTCTCGAAGGCGGCCATCGAAGGCGTCGAGCCGACGCTCACCTCGAACGTGTTCGGCGTGACGCCCGAGACGCCCGCCTCGCTCAGGGCAGAGGCCACGGACAGCATCCGGTCCCGTTCGTGCCGCGCTGCGCGATGCAGGGCCTTCTCCTCTGTCTCGTCGTCGGACGGGCCGCTGTACGCCTGCCCGGCGTGCGTGAGGAGGCCCGTGAGCCGGAGGCCCGGCAGCGACGCGATCCGGTGCCCCAGCGTGACGGCGGCCTCCGGGGCCGACCAGTGTACGCCGCAGCGCCCGTGGCCCACGTCCACCTCCATCAGCACGTCGACAGGGTCATCCGCGGCCTCATACACGGCCGACGCCTGCTCGGCGCCCGCCACGGTGTCCACCGTAAACGAAACCGTCGCGTCGCCGCGGAGCGTTTGCAGCCGCTTATGCTTATCGCGTCCGGTGACGGGGTAGGCCACGCGCACGTCGTCGAAGCCCGCCTCCACGAACGTTTCGGCCTCCCGCACGGTGGCTACGGTGAGGCCTTCGGCGCCGTGCTGCTGTTGTTGCCGGGCGAGGGCTACGGACTTGTGCGTCTTCACGTGGGGACGGAGCGTGACGTCGTTCGTATCCGCGAGGCCCTGCATCGATGCCAGGTTGTCCTGCAGGCGCGACTGCTCGACGAGGAGGGACGGGGTGGAGAGGTCCGTTAGAGTCATGGAAGAACGCTGGGGGGAATGAAGGAGCGACCGTGGAAGGCAGCGATTGGTGGGGAGACACAGGCGTTAAGAGAGGAACCTTCCGTTCCTCAATCCCATCGGACAAGAGCCTTTCCATGCCCACCGCCGCTTCGTCACAATGCGTCTGCCTCCTACGGTCCGATCGTTCGTTTTCGCGGCGGTCCTTGTTCTCGCAATGGGTGGGGGACGCGCCCACGCCCAGATGGAGATGCCGCCCCAATCGCTTGGCGCGGTGATCGAACAGGCCGAGGCGCAGGAGACGCCCATCTTGCTGGACATCTATGCGCCGTGGTGTCCTTACTGCCAGAAAATGCAGGAAACGGTCTACGCCGACTCGACGGTGCGCGCAACGCTGGAGCGCCAGTTCACCTACGCCCGCCTCAACCGCGACACCACGGCGGGGGCTCATCAGTTTGAGGGCCGCACGCTGTCGTCCAAACAATTGGGACTGGCCCTTGGGGCCCGGGGCGTGCCCACCACCGTCTTTATGACGCCGGACGGCACCCCGATCGGGCGACAGCCGGGTTATATCAAACGCCCCATCTTCCTGCAGATGCTCCGGTACTTCGGGTCCGGGGCCTACGAAGAGCAGAGCTTCGAGGCGTTCCGGAGCCAGGCGTCGGAGTGATGCTGGCGGAGCGCCGGGCGCACCGAGAGCGCATCGCTCAGCCCTATTCGTTTGTCGCCTCTACCTGGGCTGATTCAATCCGGTCGTAGGCGCGGAGTTGATCCACCACGTCCATCCCGTCCGTCACACGTCCGAACGCCGTGTAGCCGCCGTCCAGGTGGGGCTGCATGCTGTGCGAGACGAAGAACTGGCTGCCCTCCGTGTCTTTGCCGGCACTGGCCATGCCGATCGTGCCGCGGCGGTGGCCGATGCGCGTGGCCTCGGTACGGAGGAAGAATCCGGGCCCGCCGAAGCCGTCGCGCCGTGCAAAGTCGCCCCCCTGCACCACGAAGTTGGGCACCACGCGGTGGAACGGCACGCCGTTGTAGCGGCCCTCTCGGGCAAACTGCGTGATGGCCTGCGTCGTCTGCGGCGCCTGTTCGGCGTCAAGCTCGACCGTGACCGTGCCCCGGTCGGTCTCCAATACGAGACGCGGGTGCGGGCCGAGCTCCTGAAGGAATTCCCAGTCGATTGGGGGCGTATCGGGCAGGGGCTTCGGGGCGGCCGTCACCGTCGTGTCCGTCGCTTCGGAAAGCCCCTGCGCGGCAGCCCGGCGGACGGCATGGTGTGGGTGGTCGAGGGCGTCGCGGAGGACCGATTCGGCCGTCGTGCCGCCGAGACTGCCAAGGGCCTCCAGCGTGGCCGCCATGCCTTCCAGGTCGTCGGGCGTGGCGAGGGTGCGGTAGGTGGCCGCGAGCGTGTCGGCCGCGCCCACGGAGGCAAAAGCGGAGTCGGCGAGGGCGGGGGCGCCGTGGTAGAGGAGGGCCGGGTCGCCCCGGCGCACGGCAGCGGCCAGGCGCTCGAAGGTGATGTCCGCGCCGTCCGGTCGGGTGCGCTCCCAGCGAGACACGACGGCCTGCACCCCCGCGGCGGCCACGCGCACGTCGTCGCTGCGGAGGGCGGCCCCGATCAGCGAGTCGGCCCGGGGCGCATCGAGCGGGGCGAGGGCGGGCAGGGCCGCGGCGTAGGCGACCGGCGACCGTTCCGTGCGCCAGCGAGTGACGGTGTCGAGGACGCGCTCCGGGCGCTCGTTGCGGGCGAGGCCGCGGAGGAGGGGCGCCACCACGCGCCATTCGTTCGGATGCGCATCGAGCCAGGCCCCAATTGCGGCATTCCGGTCGGGCGACCAGTCGAGCCCGGCCAGCGTTTCGGCGGCGGTGCGTGCCACGAGGGGATGGCCGTCGTTGAGGGCACCGACGAGGGCGCTTCGTGGTTCGTCGGTGGGGGAGCCCGAAGAGAGCCCCCGGGCAGCCTCCACCCGCGTGCGCCAGTCAGGGGCCGTCCGGAGCCAATCTGCCAGGCGAGGGGCATCGGAGGAGTCGCCCGTTGTGCCCACTGCCCGAAGCAAGTGCATGGCGGCCGGGTCGTCGGGGGCCGTGTCGTTGAGCACGGCACGGATTGTATCGGCGCGGCCGGCGGCGAGGGCTTCCACCCGCCCCAGTGCGTACGCCGCGTTGCGGCGCGTCCACGGGTCGTCGGACCGTAGGTGGTCCAGAAGCCAGGTCGTGGCGGTCGAGTCGGTCACGCCGCGCATGCCGTAGCGAGCGATCGTCAGTGCCAGGTCGGAGTGGCGAGCCGGCGGGGGGCGAAGCTGGATGAGGCTGCGCAGAGACTGAGCGTCACCCGTCGTGCCGAGCGCCTCAATGAGCCGTCGCTGCACCGAGGGATCGCGCTCGACGCTCAGCGCCCGGAGCAGCGGGGCGTCTGGCACCCCCGACGGCATCTGGCCGAGGGCGAACGCGGCGTCGGTGCGGACGAGGGGGACGCTGTCGCGCAGCAGGTCGAGGAGCCCGGGAATGGCACTGGTGTCCTGGACGGAGGCGAGGGCGAGGGCGGACCGGCCCCGCACGTCGGCGTCGTCGGCCCCGATCTTTTTGCGCAGCAGGGTGCCGTTCCGATCGACCTGTGCCTCCACGACCGCCTGCAGCGCAGGGCGCGTCAGCAGGTCGTCGGACGGACGCTCAAGCATCGGCTGGGCGGCCACGCCCGTGAGGCTCCACAGGCAAACGAGAGGGAGTACAAGCCAAGTTCTCATGGGGGGGCGGGGCAGCCGAAAGGGATAGGAAGGAGCAAAAGCGAACGACACGGCGCGTGTTCGCACCCTTCCTGCTGAGTCCTCGCATGGCTTCATGCGCACTGCCCGACGGTCGGGTCTCCGCGATCCATTGCTGGTGCCGCCGCGGGGGAGGTGCTTCCCAACGGAAGTGCTGGGAAGACCTCTCGGGAGGGCCCAAGAGTAGATCGACTGGGGGGCAACCCGGGCAAAGGACGCCGGAGAAGTGGGAACGGCGTCCCGATTACGTCACAAAGACACTCGGAGCAAGGGGCACAGAAGTTTCCGGCGCACGATGCGATCTACGACTGTCGCGTGCCGACCTTGCCCATGGCGACCCGCAGACGATTCCGGGCCCGGTCGCGGGCAGCCTCGTGGGTCTCACGCTCCTCTTCCTGTACACCTTCCTCCAGGCGCCGCTTGGCGCGCTCCTGTGCGCTCTCGGCCCGCTCCACGTCAATTTCCGAGGCCGGCTCCACCGTCTCGGCCAGCACGGTGACCTTGTTGTCGATGATCTCCAGAAAGCCACCGCTCGTGGCGAAGATAATGCGGTCGTTGTGCATGTCGGCGTACTCGTGGGCCGCCTGCGTCTTCACGATGAGGGGCCCGATGCCGAACGCGGAAATCATGGGGGCGTGGTCCTTGCGGACCTCGAACGAGCCTTCAATGCCGGGGGCGCGGACGCCACTGGCCGGGCCCTGAAACGAGCGCTCGTCCGGCGTCACGATGTCAACGGTCAGTTCGTCGGCCATGGGGCGTCAAAGTCGGATTTCGGGGTGCGAAGCTCGAATGCGCGACGAGGGCACGGTCGGTGGACCCCTGCCGTCCGCGATTCGAACGTGGGTTATGCTTCCTCGGCCATCTCCTCGCCGGCCTCGATGACCTCGTCGATTGGGCCCTTGAGCAGGAAGGCCCGCTCGGGCAGGTGGTCGAGCTCGCCGTCGAGAATCATGCGGAAGCCGCGGATGGTCTCCTCGATGGGCACGTACTTGCCGGGCTGGCCGGTAAACTGCTCGGCGACGAAGAAGGGCTGGCTGAGGAACCGCTGCACGCGCCGGGCGCGGTTGACGGCCTGCTTGTCCTCGTCGCTCAGCTCGTCCATTCCGAGAATTGCAATGATGTCCTGAAGCTCCTCGTACCGCTGGAGGATCTCCTTCACGTCCTGTGCGGTCTCGTAGTGCTCGGAGCCGAGGGCCCGCTCGTTGAGCATCTGGCTCGAGGAGTCGAGCGGGTCGATGGCCGGGTAGATGCCCTGCGTGGACAGCTGGCGCGAGAGGACGGTCGTGCAGTCGAGGTGAGCAAATGTGGTGGCCGGCGCGGGGTCCGTCAGGTCGTCCGCGGGGACGTACACGGCCTGAAAGGAAGTAATGGAGCCCTCCTGCGTCGAGGTAATGCGCTCCTGGAGGTCGCCCATCTCGCTGGCGAGCGTCGGCTGGTAGCCAACGGCGCTCGGCATGCGTCCCATGAGGGCGGACATCTCCTGCCCCGCCTGTACAAAGCGGAAGATGTTGTCGAGGAAGAAGAGCACATCGCGCCCCCCGAGGTCGCGGAAGTACTCCGCGATTGTGAGCCCAGTCAGGCCCACGCGGGCGCGAGCGCCCGGGGGCTCGTTCATCTGGCCAAAGACGAGCGAGATGTTGCTCTCGCTGTTCATCGCGTCGAAGTCGACCTTGTCGAGGTCCCAGCCGCCGGACTCCATCGACTCGCGAAACTCCTCGCCGTAGGTCATCACGCCGGCCTCAATCATCTCGCGGAGCAGGTCGTTGCCCTCGCGGGTGCGCTCCCCAACGCCGGAGAAGACCGAGAGGCCCTCGTGGGCCTTGGCGATGTTGTTGATGAGCTCCATGATGAGAACCGTCTTGCCGACACCGGCCCCCCCGAAGAGGCCGACCTTGCCGCCCTTTGGCACGGGCTGGATCAGGTCCATCACCTTGATGCCGGTCTCCAGTACCTCCTGCGACCCGGTCAACTCGTTGTACTCGGGCGGGTCCTGGTGAATGGCCCGGCGCTCGTCGACGTCCGGCTCCGGCAGGCCGTCGATCGGTTGGCCGACGACATTGAAGAGGCGCCCCCGGATCTCTTCGCCGATGGGCACACTGATGGGCTGGTTCGTCGCCGCGATGGCCTGTCCGCGCTGCAGTCCGTCGGTCGAGTCCATCGCGATGGCCCGGACGCGCCGCTCGCCAAGGTGCTGCTGCACCTCCAAGATCAGGTCGCGGCCGTCATCCTGGTCAATCCGGAGGGCGTCCAGAATGTCGGGCACGCCATCGCGCGGGAACTCGGCGTCGACGACCGGACCGAGCACCTCGACAATTTTGCCCTTGACTTCGTTGCTTCCTACTTCCATGAGACAGGGTCAGTTATTCGATGAGAAGAGGGGCCAGACGCTGTAGAAAACGGCGACGCTCCGCCGAAGGATATCGGGCCAATTGTGGGGTGATCGCACTCGAAAACGTAACAGGCACCGACGGAAAATGCCTATGCGACGGATGAGAATTCCACGGTCGCGCCGCAAAGAATCCAGGAATTTTGTGTCGGTATGCATTTCGGTTTTCGTTGCTTGATTTCGTAGGTTCCGGACGGTGTCGCGTTCCATCCCTACATCAATCCGGTTCTGCACCCATGCGTTTTGGATCCTCGCACGCCTCGCCGCGTCTCCTGTGTCTTGTGCTCTTTCTGTTCGGGGCGATGGGACTCACCCCCCTCCCCCTCCTCGCGCAAGACACGGAAGATCCATCCTTCCCCACCATCGCTGAGAAGACCGAGGGGATGACGAAGATGGATGGGCACGTTCCGGTCTACTGGGACGAGACGACGGGCACGCTGTGGTTGGAGATTTCTCAGCTCGGTACCGAGATGCTTTACGTCAGCTCGCTCCCCACCGGGCTCGGGTCAAACCCCGTGGGCCTTGACCGCGGCCAGCTCGGCACGCAGCGGGTCGTCCGCTTCGAGCGGACGGGGCCGAAGGTGCTGCTCGTGGCGCCCAACCTGGACTACCGCGCCAACTCCGACAACGGGTACGAGCAGGACGCGGTGCGGGAGGCGTTCGCGCCGGGCGTCCTGCACGGCTTCACGGTGTCGGCCGAGAGCCCCGATGGCCGTGTGCTCGTCGACGCGACCGATTTCGTGGTGCGCGACGCCCACGGGGTGGTCCGTCGCCTCAAAAACAGCGGGCAGGGAGCGTACGCGCTCGCGGAGGAGCGCAGTGCGCCTGTTCTTGAACACGTGAAAGCCTTCCCGGAAAACACAGAGCTGGAGGCCCGACTTACCTTCACCACGGATGGCGATCCGGGGGCGTACGTAGAGCGGACGGCGGCCGCGCCCCGCGCCATCACGCTCCACGTGCGCCACTCGCTCGTCGAATTGCCCGACACGGCCGGATATACGCCGCGCCGCTTCGATCCGCGCTCCGGGCTCTTCTACGCGGACTACATGGACTTCGCGACGCCCATCGGGGAGTCCATGACGAAGCGGCTCGTCAACCGGCACCGGCTCACCTGCGCGGAGGCCCCCGGCGCGGACGGGCTGTGCTCGCCGGAGGAGCCCATCGTCTACTACCTCGACCCTGGCACCCCCGAGCCGGTGCGCAGCGCCCTGCTCAACGGCGCCCGGTGGTGGACGGAGGCTTTCAAGGCCGCGGGCTTCGAGGACGCCTACCGGGTCGAGGTGCTGCCGGACAGTGCCGACGCGATGGACGTGCGCTACAATGTCATTCAGTGGGTGCATCGCCGCACGCGCGGCTGGAGCTACGGCGCCTCCGTGACCGACCCGCGGACCGGCGAAATCCTGAAGGGGCATGTCACGCTCGGGTCCCAGCGCGTGCGGCAGGACTACCTGCTGGCCGAGGGCCTCCTGGCGCCGTACCAGGGCCCGCACGCCGGCGGCATCCCGGCCGCGGACGATCCGATGCTGGAGATGGCGCTCGCCCGCATCCGGCAACTGTCGGCGCACGAGGTGGGGCACACGCTGGGCCTCGCCCATAACTTTGCCGCGTCGGTGAACGACCGCGCCTCGGTGATGGACTATCCCGCCCCGTTGGCCCGCGTGGAAGGCGATTCCGTGTCCCTGGAGGGTGCTTACGACACCGGTGTGGAGCGGTGGGACAAGAAGGCCATCCAATACGCCTACGCCCGTCCGGGCCCTGATCAGACCGAGGCCGCGTTGCTCGACAGCCTCGTGCGGGCGGCGGAGCAGGAAGGGCTCCGGTACGTGACCGACGCCGACGCCCGTCCGGCCGGCGCCGCCCACCCGAAGGGCAACCTCTGGGACAATGGACGCAACATGGTCGACGCCCTCGACCGGGAGATGCGGGTGCGGGACGTGGCCCTCGACCGCTTCGGCGAGGCGGTCGTGAAGCGCGGGGAGCCGCTGGCTCAGATGGAAGAGGCGCTCGTGCCGCTCTACCTGCGCCACCGGTACCAGGTCGGGGCCACGGCAAAGCTGATCGGGGGAGAGACGTACGAGTACGCCATGCGTGGAGAATCGGAGGCGCGAAGGTCTGAGCGCGTGCCGGCCCAGCGCCAGGCGGCCGCCCTCGACGCCTTGCTGGCCACGATCACGCCCTCGGCGCTGGCGCTGCCGGCGGCCGCCCGGGACCGCATTCCGCCGCGCCCGCCCGGTCACCCGGACAACCGTGAGCTGTTCGAGGGACGTACGGACCCGACGTTCGACCCCTACGCCCCGGCCGAGGTGGCGGCCACCATGGTGCTCGACGCCCTCACTGTGCCGGAACGAGCCCTGCGCCTCATCGAGCAGCGGGATGCCAACCCCAATCTTCCGGGCCTGCAGGGCACCCTTGCAACCATTACCGATGCCGTCTGGAAGGCCGACCCGCCCGCCGACGGGTACCGGGCCGAGGTGCAGCGAACGGTGCAGCAGGTGTGGACGGACGTGTTGCTCGACCGCGCTGGCGCGGAGGACGGGGCGCCGGCGGTACAGGCCCGCCTCGAACAGCACCTGCGCACGCTCCGCGACTGGCTCGCGGGTCATCCGGGCGAGGGGGCAGAAGCAGAGGCCCACCGGACCGCCATCCGGGCGTCGATCGACCGGTACTTCGACCGGTCCCACGACGCAGCGTCCCCCCCGGCCACCGTGGACGCACCGCCCGGATCCCCCATCGGGCAGGCCCCAGGGTATCATCGGCGCCATGCCCAGCGACAGGCCTGGCTCGATCAGTGGACCCCGTCGGTCTGTTCGCGGCAGAGGCCGTAGAAGGGGCTCTCCATTTCTTGCATGTTTTTTGCGCGCACAATGGCCGTGCGAGCGCCCCCCCTCGGAGCACTCGTGCACGCGGGGGCTCGGCGGCATGAGGGAAGATTCTCCGCTTTGGTCCGCGCCGATGGGAAGATACGCCCTTTCCGTCGGGCCATGGACGGGAGCAACCCCGTCCCCTGCCGCGCCGGGCACGTGAGACGCCGAGGCAACCACTGGATCGACCTAGACGACTGGAGCCCCATGGCTACGCCTGCTGTTGACCGAGACGCCCTCGTCGAACTTCTAGACGGGAACCCAAGCGTCATCGTGACTCTCATCGACTCGTTCCTGAATGACTGTTCGGACTACATGAACGCCATCCGGAACGCGGTTGAGAACGAAGACGCCGAGGCGCTGGAACGGGAGGCCCACGGCCTCAAGGGGGCTGCGGGCAGCCTTCGGGCCTCTCCGTCCAGCGAGGCGGCCCAGGCGCTCGAAGAGATGGGTCACGCGGAGGACTTCACGGGCGCCGAGGCCGCCCTGGGTACGCTAGAGGCCGAAATTGATCGCCTCAAGGATGAGCTTCGCGCCCTCAAGAGGGCGTGTCAGGAGGCCACTGGAAGGGTAGACTGAAGGTCGATCTTGACTGTCCTGGGCTCCGTGC
This window of the Salinibacter grassmerensis genome carries:
- the atpD gene encoding F0F1 ATP synthase subunit beta encodes the protein MEVGSNEVKGKIVEVLGPVVDAEFPRDGVPDILDALRIDQDDGRDLILEVQQHLGERRVRAIAMDSTDGLQRGQAIAATNQPISVPIGEEIRGRLFNVVGQPIDGLPEPDVDERRAIHQDPPEYNELTGSQEVLETGIKVMDLIQPVPKGGKVGLFGGAGVGKTVLIMELINNIAKAHEGLSVFSGVGERTREGNDLLREMIEAGVMTYGEEFRESMESGGWDLDKVDFDAMNSESNISLVFGQMNEPPGARARVGLTGLTIAEYFRDLGGRDVLFFLDNIFRFVQAGQEMSALMGRMPSAVGYQPTLASEMGDLQERITSTQEGSITSFQAVYVPADDLTDPAPATTFAHLDCTTVLSRQLSTQGIYPAIDPLDSSSQMLNERALGSEHYETAQDVKEILQRYEELQDIIAILGMDELSDEDKQAVNRARRVQRFLSQPFFVAEQFTGQPGKYVPIEETIRGFRMILDGELDHLPERAFLLKGPIDEVIEAGEEMAEEA
- a CDS encoding Hpt domain-containing protein is translated as MATPAVDRDALVELLDGNPSVIVTLIDSFLNDCSDYMNAIRNAVENEDAEALEREAHGLKGAAGSLRASPSSEAAQALEEMGHAEDFTGAEAALGTLEAEIDRLKDELRALKRACQEATGRVD
- a CDS encoding zinc-dependent metalloprotease; its protein translation is MRFGSSHASPRLLCLVLFLFGAMGLTPLPLLAQDTEDPSFPTIAEKTEGMTKMDGHVPVYWDETTGTLWLEISQLGTEMLYVSSLPTGLGSNPVGLDRGQLGTQRVVRFERTGPKVLLVAPNLDYRANSDNGYEQDAVREAFAPGVLHGFTVSAESPDGRVLVDATDFVVRDAHGVVRRLKNSGQGAYALAEERSAPVLEHVKAFPENTELEARLTFTTDGDPGAYVERTAAAPRAITLHVRHSLVELPDTAGYTPRRFDPRSGLFYADYMDFATPIGESMTKRLVNRHRLTCAEAPGADGLCSPEEPIVYYLDPGTPEPVRSALLNGARWWTEAFKAAGFEDAYRVEVLPDSADAMDVRYNVIQWVHRRTRGWSYGASVTDPRTGEILKGHVTLGSQRVRQDYLLAEGLLAPYQGPHAGGIPAADDPMLEMALARIRQLSAHEVGHTLGLAHNFAASVNDRASVMDYPAPLARVEGDSVSLEGAYDTGVERWDKKAIQYAYARPGPDQTEAALLDSLVRAAEQEGLRYVTDADARPAGAAHPKGNLWDNGRNMVDALDREMRVRDVALDRFGEAVVKRGEPLAQMEEALVPLYLRHRYQVGATAKLIGGETYEYAMRGESEARRSERVPAQRQAAALDALLATITPSALALPAAARDRIPPRPPGHPDNRELFEGRTDPTFDPYAPAEVAATMVLDALTVPERALRLIEQRDANPNLPGLQGTLATITDAVWKADPPADGYRAEVQRTVQQVWTDVLLDRAGAEDGAPAVQARLEQHLRTLRDWLAGHPGEGAEAEAHRTAIRASIDRYFDRSHDAASPPATVDAPPGSPIGQAPGYHRRHAQRQAWLDQWTPSVCSRQRP